One Takifugu rubripes chromosome 2, fTakRub1.2, whole genome shotgun sequence genomic region harbors:
- the dio2 gene encoding type II iodothyronine deiodinase (The RefSeq protein has 1 substitution compared to this genomic sequence), which translates to MGMASEDLLITLQILPGFFSNCLFLALYDSVVLVRRVVSRLSCSRSAGPKEWRPMLTSAGLRSIWNSFLLDAYKQVKLGCEAPNSKLVKVPDGARWSSINNITNMLPGASLCNGIECHLLDFESSNRPLVVNFGSATUPPFISHLPAFRQLVEDFSDVADFLLVYIDEAHPSDGWKAPPMGPISFNVRKHQNLEERIGAAQKLIEHFSLPPQCQLVADCMDNNANVAYGVSNERVCIVQQRKITYLGGKGPFFYNLKEVRQWLEQSYGKR; encoded by the exons ATGGGAATGGCGAGCGAGGATCTGCTCATTACGCTCCAGATCCTGCCTGGATTCTTCTCGAACTGCCTCTTCCTTGCTCTGTACGACTCGGTGGTGTTGGTGCGGCGCGTCGTGTCGCGTCTCAGCTGCTCCCGTTCTGCTGGCCCCAAGGAGTGGCGCCCCATGCTGACCTCCGCGGGGCTGCGCTCCATCTGGAACAGCTTCCTGCTGGACGCCTACAAGCAG GTGAAGCTAGGCTGTGAGGCACCAAACTCCAAACTGGTCAAGGTGCCAGATGGAGCCCGCTGGAGCAGCATCAATAACATAACCAACATGCTGCCTGGAGCCAGTCTCTGCAATGGAATCGAGTGTCATCTTCTGGATTTTGAATCGTCCAATCGTCCTCTGGTTGTCAACTTTGGCTCGGCCACCTGACCCCCATTCATCAGCCACCTGCCTGCCTTCCggcagctggtggaggacttCAGTGATGTGGCTGACTTCCTGCTTGTGTACATTGATGAGGCTCACCCGTCAGACGGCTGGAAGGCCCCTCCTATGGGCCCCATCTCATTTAACGTCAGAAAGCATCAAAACCTGGAAGAGAGAATCGGAGCAGCACAGAAACTTATCGAACACTTTTCTCTCCCGCCACAGTGTCAGCTGGTGGCAGACTGCATGGACAACAATGCCAACGTTGCCTACGGTGTTTCCAATGAACGGGTCTGCATTGTACAGCAGAGGAAGATCACATACCTTGGTGGAAAAGGGCCTTTTTTttacaacctgaaggaggtgcgCCAGTGGTTGGAACAGAGCTACGGCAAGCGGTAG